In Mytilus trossulus isolate FHL-02 chromosome 14, PNRI_Mtr1.1.1.hap1, whole genome shotgun sequence, a genomic segment contains:
- the LOC134697173 gene encoding uncharacterized protein LOC134697173: MASATVHANRKTNYARIGQAAQNELPNILRELLLIKEPPNLLQSHVMQNNDLQRRLRDGDKLKIQQVANNNGYNGFDIPLMYTLIRNLKLVPPPTQGWDKNDPTPVELTVGDDVERIRRLRNEVLHRGDADVHKDALSVYMCTFKEIAGRLEIYLGKRKDEFVSQIESLETCCMDIETERTYLDNLKELISKEVQLKGEVDDVQNDIRNLRRDFEVEILGKKKLKKKSYIRRETIKWKQGSFFGIGGDKSQCYQLYNYEMHSGEMVPVYIQNGYDIPETLNIDDGKLQFGINKGILFIVYHDKNLTPYQHRFIQNENQKKAYATNESLKALTSGKIDFSWIVGDYLRDFKNFFI; this comes from the exons ATGGCTTCTGCTACAGTTCACgctaatagaaaaacaaattatgctAGAATCGGCCAAGCTGCTCAAAATGAACTTCCAAATATTTTACGCGAGCTTCTCCTTATCAAAGAACCTCCAAATTTATTGCAAAGCCACGTGATGCAAAACAATGATCTCCAAAGAAGATTAAGAGATGGAGATAAGTTAAAAATACAGCAGGTTGCCAATAATAATGGATATAACGGGTTTGATATACCTTTAATGTACACATTGATCCGAAATTTGAAATTAGTTCCTCCACCAACACAAGGATGGGACAAGAATGATCCTACTCCGGTTGAATTGACAGTTGGTGATGACGTAGAACGCATAAGACGATTACGAAATGAAGTATTACATCGCGGGGATGCAGACGTACATAAAGACGCATTATCAGTTTATATGTGCACATTTAAGGAAATAGCTGGTAGACTTGAGATATATCTCGGTAAACGGAAAGATGAGTTTGTATCACAGATAGAGAGTCTAGAAACGTGTTGTATGGATATTGAAACAGAACGAACGTACCTTGATAACTTGAAGGAATTAATAAGTAAAGAAGTTCAACTGAAAGGAGAAGTAGATGATGTGCAGAACGATATTCGCAATCTGCGAAGAGATTTTGAAGTTGAAATAT TGGGCAAAAAGAAACTGAAGAAGAAAAGTTACATACGAAGGGAAACAATTAAATGGAAACAAGGAAGCTTTTTTGGAATCGGAGGCGACAAATCTCAATGTTATCAACTATACAACTATGAAATGCACTCTGGAGAAATGGTTCCAGTATATATTCAGAATGGTTATGATATCCCAGAGACTTTAAACATTGATGATGGCAAGCTTCAATTTGGCATTAACAAGGGGATCTTATTCATTGTTTATCATGACAAAAATTTGACACCTTACCAGCACAGGTTTATACAGAATGAGAATCAGAAAAAAGCTTATGCTACAAACGAATCCTTAAAAGCTCTGACAAGTGGTAAAATAGATTTTTCCTGGATAGTAGGGGACTATTTGCgtgatttcaaaaatttctttatttaa